In a single window of the Gammaproteobacteria bacterium genome:
- a CDS encoding GHKL domain-containing protein has product MTLSLNTRLLLAGSVVLAAFLGVTGMVLDRAYLESAEQALKERLQAHVVGLVAAAQLREDGRLVMPPALPEGRYHTSGSGLLAQATSNDGLQIWRSPSMQGLDIQLIRGLASGVRKFEVIRSPTSGAGFYAVGLGVTWDLSEDVKEGVTFSVAENLSILEEQVARFRNSLWGWLGGVALVLLAVQGMVLRWSLAPLRGAAEDLAAIEAGRQTLLVGPYPQELHGLTDNINALLISQREHLERYRRTLGDLAHSLKTPLAVLRGSLSERSGKALRHIVAEQVERMSEIVDYQLQKAATSGHQPLAAPVAVASIAEKVKSSLNKVYGDKQVDCRLSIAPDTDFHGDEGDLMEVLGNLMDNAYKYCHSRVTVTLAPVSISNGLQITVEDDGSGIPPDRIETVLTRGVRVNTTPTGHGIGLAIVQDIVQVYRGELFLGASERLGGAKVTLSLPN; this is encoded by the coding sequence GTGACCCTGTCGCTCAACACCCGTTTGTTGCTGGCCGGCAGCGTGGTGCTGGCGGCCTTTCTCGGCGTCACCGGCATGGTGCTGGACCGGGCCTATCTGGAAAGTGCCGAACAGGCCCTCAAGGAACGCCTGCAGGCCCACGTGGTGGGGCTGGTGGCCGCGGCGCAATTGCGCGAAGACGGCCGCTTGGTCATGCCCCCGGCACTGCCGGAAGGTCGTTATCACACCTCGGGTTCAGGCCTGCTCGCCCAGGCCACCAGCAACGACGGCTTGCAAATCTGGCGCTCGCCGTCCATGCAGGGCCTGGATATCCAGCTGATCCGGGGGCTGGCCTCGGGGGTACGCAAATTTGAAGTGATCCGCAGCCCCACCAGCGGGGCCGGATTTTACGCTGTCGGCCTGGGGGTGACCTGGGATTTGAGCGAAGATGTCAAAGAGGGCGTCACGTTTTCCGTGGCGGAAAACCTCAGCATCCTGGAAGAACAGGTGGCCCGTTTCCGCAACAGCCTGTGGGGCTGGCTGGGAGGGGTGGCGCTGGTCCTGCTGGCCGTGCAAGGCATGGTGCTGCGCTGGAGTCTTGCGCCACTGCGGGGGGCGGCGGAGGATCTGGCCGCCATCGAAGCCGGCCGCCAGACCCTGCTGGTGGGGCCCTATCCCCAGGAGCTGCACGGTCTGACCGATAACATCAATGCCCTGCTCATCTCCCAGCGCGAGCATCTGGAACGCTACCGCCGCACCCTGGGCGATCTGGCCCACAGCCTGAAAACCCCCCTGGCGGTATTGCGCGGCAGCCTGTCAGAACGCAGCGGCAAGGCGCTGCGCCACATCGTGGCGGAACAAGTGGAACGTATGTCCGAGATCGTGGACTATCAGCTCCAAAAGGCTGCCACCTCCGGTCACCAGCCGCTGGCCGCGCCGGTGGCAGTGGCCAGCATTGCCGAGAAAGTCAAAAGCTCCCTCAATAAGGTTTACGGCGACAAGCAGGTGGATTGCCGCCTCAGCATTGCCCCCGACACAGATTTTCACGGCGACGAAGGCGACCTTATGGAAGTGCTGGGTAATCTCATGGACAATGCTTATAAATACTGCCACAGCCGGGTCACCGTCACCCTCGCCCCCGTGTCCATCAGCAACGGTTTGCAAATCACCGTGGAGGACGACGGCTCCGGCATCCCCCCTGACCGGATCGAAACGGTGCTGACCCGGGGTGTACGGGTGAACACCACCCCCACCGGACACGGCATCGGCCTGGCCATTGTGCAGGATATTGTTCAAGTCTATCGGGGTGAGCTGTTCCTGGGCGCCAGCGAACGCCTGGGGGGGGCCAAAGTCACCCTGTCCTTACCCAATTGA
- a CDS encoding DUF4124 domain-containing protein, with product MRTLTLFFILTFSPSLSAVGAVYKWVQADGTVVYSDSPPPHGAEEIDLPPLQRLASPPPPLPPPPQPPTFKALPYTDFRITRPGNDATLRDNNGNVDVAIKIEPALQTAFGHTLTIVLDGRALLTGLSTPAARLDNVDRGTHTLQALVVDPTGKTVGATATVTFHLHRTIMRRARP from the coding sequence ATGCGCACCCTCACCTTGTTTTTCATTCTGACTTTCTCCCCCAGCCTTTCCGCCGTGGGTGCGGTATACAAATGGGTGCAAGCGGACGGGACAGTAGTTTATTCCGACTCTCCCCCCCCGCACGGCGCAGAGGAAATAGACCTTCCTCCACTGCAGAGACTCGCTTCACCGCCTCCGCCCCTGCCCCCGCCGCCCCAGCCTCCAACATTCAAAGCCCTGCCCTATACCGACTTCCGCATCACCCGTCCCGGCAACGACGCCACGCTGCGGGACAACAACGGCAACGTGGACGTGGCCATCAAAATCGAGCCGGCGCTGCAGACCGCTTTCGGCCATACCCTGACCATTGTGCTGGACGGCCGGGCCCTGCTTACCGGGCTGAGCACCCCTGCGGCCAGGCTGGACAACGTAGACCGCGGCACCCACACCCTCCAGGCCCTCGTTGTCGACCCCACGGGCAAAACCGTCGGTGCCACCGCCACTGTCACGTTTCACCTGCATCGCACCATTATGCGCAGAGCCAGACCTTGA
- the ntrC gene encoding nitrogen regulation protein NR(I) → MTSKYRVFVIDDDRAIRWVLERALRQADMDAISFESAGGVLAALEQDEPDAVITDIRMPGMDGLALLDNIRTRRPGLPVIIMTAHSDLESAVSAYQGGAFEYMPKPFDVDEAVDLVRRAIEQHRRQAPPPEEVEGKPAEIIGEAPAMQEVFRAIGRLSRSNITVLINGESGTGKELVARALHRHSPRAGRPFIALNTAAIPRDLLESELFGHERGAFTGATNARRGRFEQADGGTLFLDEIGDMPAECQTRLLRVLADGEFYRVGGQTPINVDVRIIAATHQNLEERVKNGLFREDLFHRLNVIRIHMPPLRERREDIALLTRHFLAQAAEELQVDPKTLRPEVAAYLSGLDWPGNVRQLENTCRWLTVMASGREIHIDDLPAELRVENTALTRHSDWEDALKSWAGQRLAHGDTALLEVATPAFERVMIETALRHTGGRRQDAARLLGWGRNTLTRKIKELGMEGE, encoded by the coding sequence ATGACCAGTAAATACCGCGTCTTTGTGATCGACGACGACCGCGCCATCCGCTGGGTGCTGGAGCGCGCTTTGCGCCAGGCGGACATGGATGCCATTTCCTTTGAAAGCGCCGGCGGCGTGTTGGCCGCCCTGGAACAAGACGAGCCCGATGCCGTCATCACCGACATCCGCATGCCCGGCATGGACGGCCTGGCCCTGCTGGACAATATCCGCACGCGGCGACCCGGCCTTCCCGTCATAATCATGACCGCCCACTCGGACCTGGAAAGCGCCGTGTCCGCCTACCAGGGGGGCGCCTTCGAATACATGCCCAAACCCTTCGACGTGGACGAGGCCGTGGATCTGGTCCGGCGCGCCATCGAACAACACCGCCGCCAGGCACCCCCGCCGGAAGAAGTGGAGGGCAAACCCGCGGAGATCATCGGCGAGGCGCCTGCCATGCAGGAGGTGTTCCGCGCCATCGGCCGGCTGTCGCGCTCCAACATCACCGTGCTCATCAACGGTGAATCGGGCACCGGCAAAGAACTGGTCGCCCGGGCCCTGCACCGCCACAGCCCCCGCGCCGGCAGGCCCTTCATCGCCCTCAATACCGCCGCCATTCCGCGCGATCTGCTGGAATCGGAACTGTTCGGCCACGAGCGGGGCGCGTTTACCGGCGCCACCAATGCCCGCCGCGGCCGCTTCGAACAGGCCGACGGCGGCACCCTGTTCCTGGACGAAATCGGCGATATGCCGGCTGAGTGCCAGACCCGCCTGCTGCGGGTATTGGCAGACGGTGAGTTTTACCGGGTGGGCGGGCAGACTCCCATCAACGTGGACGTGCGCATCATTGCCGCCACCCACCAAAACCTGGAAGAACGCGTCAAAAACGGCCTGTTCCGGGAAGACCTGTTCCACCGCCTCAACGTCATCCGCATCCACATGCCCCCGCTGCGCGAGCGGCGCGAAGACATTGCCCTGCTCACCCGCCACTTCCTCGCCCAAGCGGCGGAAGAGTTGCAAGTGGACCCCAAGACCCTGCGTCCCGAAGTGGCCGCCTACCTCAGCGGCCTGGACTGGCCCGGTAACGTGCGGCAGCTGGAAAACACCTGCCGCTGGCTTACGGTCATGGCCTCCGGCCGCGAAATCCACATCGACGACCTGCCCGCCGAACTGCGTGTAGAAAATACCGCCCTGACCAGGCACAGCGACTGGGAAGACGCCCTCAAAAGCTGGGCCGGCCAGCGCCTCGCCCATGGCGACACCGCCCTGCTGGAGGTGGCCACCCCGGCTTTTGAGCGCGTCATGATCGAAACGGCCCTGCGCCACACCGGCGGGCGCCGCCAGGACGCAGCCCGGTTACTGGGCTGGGGCCGAAACACCTTGACGCGGAAAATCAAAGAGTTGGGAATGGAGGGGGAATAA
- a CDS encoding NYN domain-containing protein translates to MLKAGIFLDMENLHRNGGWGMRLDAIKELVETQGTIVLRANAYMVVDSHRERLEPEYREKAQKYRDKIRLAGFHIIDKEVKRYLNEDGSETTKANADLDMAVDAILQAENLDYVMIGTGDGDFLRLVRALQNKGKRVDAIAFDNVSNELKREVDYYFPGSIMPKILPSRNSGRERGILEAVNQEKGYGFLTCRTGFKVTDIDTSVFCHISQVLENDAPITNERFSELSRAGAVLEFERSESAKGVQAVNVTVYQTSS, encoded by the coding sequence ATGCTCAAAGCCGGAATATTTTTAGACATGGAGAACTTGCACAGGAATGGCGGTTGGGGCATGCGCCTCGATGCAATCAAGGAACTGGTGGAAACCCAGGGGACCATTGTGTTGCGCGCCAATGCCTACATGGTGGTGGACTCACACCGGGAACGCCTGGAGCCTGAATATCGGGAAAAAGCGCAAAAATACCGCGACAAAATCCGGCTGGCGGGTTTTCATATTATCGACAAGGAAGTCAAGCGCTACCTCAACGAAGACGGCAGCGAGACCACCAAGGCCAATGCCGATCTGGACATGGCGGTGGACGCCATCCTGCAGGCGGAAAACCTGGATTACGTGATGATCGGCACCGGCGACGGCGATTTTCTGCGATTGGTCCGCGCCCTGCAAAACAAGGGCAAGCGGGTGGACGCCATCGCCTTCGACAATGTCAGCAATGAACTCAAGCGGGAAGTGGACTATTACTTCCCCGGTTCCATCATGCCGAAAATTCTGCCATCCAGAAACAGCGGCCGCGAACGTGGCATTCTGGAGGCCGTCAACCAGGAAAAGGGATACGGTTTTTTGACCTGTCGCACCGGTTTCAAAGTCACCGATATCGACACCAGCGTGTTTTGTCACATCTCGCAGGTGCTGGAAAACGACGCGCCCATCACCAACGAACGGTTTTCCGAATTGTCGCGGGCCGGTGCCGTGCTGGAATTCGAACGCAGTGAATCCGCCAAGGGCGTGCAGGCGGTCAACGTCACTGTGTATCAGACCAGCTCGTGA
- a CDS encoding response regulator transcription factor, translating into MRVLVVEDEHALLEQLRERLQEEGYAADVASDGEEGLYLATEYPFDAAIIDLGLPRLSGIDLIRRTRATGKDFPILILTARGRWQEKVEGLEAGADDYLVKPFHMEELLARLRALMRRAAGWAQAVLHCGPVVLDTGTQAVAVNGASIELTAYEYRVLEYLMLHAGEVVSKTDLTEHIYEQDFERDSNVIEVFVGRLRRKLDPDNILHPIETLRGRGYRFTLRRQSAS; encoded by the coding sequence ATGCGAGTATTGGTAGTGGAGGATGAACACGCGCTGCTCGAGCAGCTGCGTGAGCGCCTGCAGGAAGAAGGTTACGCGGCGGACGTGGCCAGTGACGGTGAAGAAGGTTTGTATCTGGCCACCGAGTACCCTTTTGATGCCGCCATCATTGACCTGGGTCTGCCCCGGCTTTCAGGCATTGACCTCATTCGCAGGACCCGGGCCACGGGCAAGGATTTTCCCATTCTCATCCTCACTGCACGCGGGCGCTGGCAGGAGAAGGTGGAAGGCCTGGAGGCCGGAGCCGACGATTACCTGGTCAAACCTTTTCACATGGAAGAGCTGTTGGCGCGGCTGCGGGCCTTGATGCGCCGCGCTGCGGGCTGGGCCCAGGCGGTGCTGCACTGCGGCCCGGTTGTGCTGGACACGGGCACCCAGGCAGTCGCGGTGAACGGTGCCTCCATCGAGCTGACGGCCTATGAATACCGGGTGCTGGAGTACCTGATGCTGCATGCCGGCGAAGTGGTCTCCAAAACCGATCTCACTGAGCACATTTACGAGCAGGATTTCGAACGCGACAGCAACGTCATCGAAGTGTTCGTGGGACGCTTGCGACGCAAGCTGGACCCGGACAACATCCTGCATCCCATCGAAACCCTGCGCGGCCGCGGTTACCGCTTCACACTCCGGCGTCAGAGCGCTTCGTGA
- a CDS encoding nitrogen regulation protein NR(II), with protein sequence MSGHDASECDITRRILENLNTAVLLFDQDLHLSYINPAGEVMLATSRRQLRGEHVESFFGGDARIVAAFRHALESGHPFTERERILQLPHGQQLTADCTVTPLHEPNRDKALLVEILGVDRQRRILREENLLAQHQATRALVRGLAHEIKNPLGGLRGAAQLLERELADEALKEYTGIIIGEADRLQNLLNRMLGPNTLPHERPVNIHQVLERVRTLVAAEAPAGIRLIRDYDPSIPEVIADPEQLIQAVLNIVRNAVQALKDSGRIVLRSRTIRQVTIGQKRHRLVVQLDIIDNGPGIAPDMLEHIFYPMVTGRAEGTGLGLPIAQALVNQHGGLIECSSEPGETVFTLLLPLEISPEHAHDQ encoded by the coding sequence ATGTCTGGGCACGATGCAAGCGAATGCGACATCACCCGCCGGATTCTGGAAAATCTGAATACGGCCGTGCTGCTGTTCGACCAGGATCTGCACCTGAGTTATATCAACCCGGCCGGCGAGGTCATGCTGGCCACCAGCCGCCGGCAGCTGCGCGGCGAGCACGTCGAAAGTTTTTTTGGCGGCGACGCCCGAATCGTGGCGGCATTTCGTCATGCCCTGGAAAGCGGTCACCCCTTCACCGAAAGAGAGCGTATCCTGCAGCTTCCCCACGGTCAGCAACTCACTGCCGATTGCACCGTCACCCCCTTGCACGAACCCAACAGGGACAAGGCGCTGCTGGTGGAAATACTGGGTGTGGACCGTCAACGGCGCATCCTGCGGGAGGAAAACCTGCTGGCCCAGCATCAGGCCACCCGGGCCCTGGTACGGGGCCTGGCCCACGAAATCAAAAACCCCCTGGGTGGCCTGCGGGGCGCGGCCCAGTTGCTGGAGCGGGAACTGGCGGACGAGGCATTGAAAGAATACACCGGCATCATCATCGGCGAGGCAGACCGCCTGCAAAACCTGTTGAACCGGATGCTGGGCCCCAACACCCTGCCCCACGAACGCCCGGTGAACATCCACCAGGTGCTGGAGAGGGTGCGCACCCTGGTGGCCGCCGAAGCACCGGCGGGCATCCGCCTGATACGCGACTATGACCCCAGCATCCCGGAAGTGATTGCCGACCCGGAACAACTCATCCAGGCCGTGCTCAACATCGTGCGCAACGCCGTGCAGGCCCTGAAGGACAGCGGCCGCATCGTACTGCGCAGCCGCACCATCCGCCAAGTGACCATCGGCCAGAAACGCCACCGGCTGGTGGTCCAACTGGACATCATCGACAACGGCCCCGGAATTGCCCCCGACATGCTGGAGCACATTTTTTATCCCATGGTCACGGGCCGGGCGGAGGGCACCGGCCTGGGCCTGCCCATCGCCCAGGCCCTGGTCAACCAGCATGGGGGGCTGATCGAATGCAGCAGCGAGCCGGGCGAAACCGTATTTACCCTGTTGCTCCCTTTGGAAATCTCCCCGGAACACGCCCATGACCAGTAA
- a CDS encoding CHASE2 domain-containing protein: MTGTPCGSGAPVPAVHYKNVRLQPNRGGSPGPGAVTIGGGWGGSGMTAYRDFPGLVERLVFGAALLAVAALLLLTGWAWRLDALLYDTHYRFWQRPAPDDVVIVAIDLRSLEALGRWPWPRRRHAELIDKLTKAGAAVIVMDIIFAEPDPQDGSGDRALAEAIRHHGRVVMPVFMEQTRAGGQAVESLPFAPLAGSALLGHAHIELDPDGIARRLYLKEGLGQPRWDHLALAAARALAPERWKTLPGTRNPAPAGASPYVWARDYQVLLPFAGPPGHYPYLSYAQVLSGDFPTNAFAGKTVFVGTTATGMGDALPTPVSGLSQPMPGVEINANVFDALQRHLTIETLGRPGQLALTALLVLLPVLIFPRVSPRQSLLSAALLLAGTVVLSTLLLRYARLWFPPASAFIALLLAYPLWSWRRLELAMRFLNQELQRLHEEPGFASHMPDLDSAMAFINRLVPIEGWCLQQAGGRATATWGRALGPPCDTEPRRWCSHRPHEYWTRVIRDGTTWLLGVYRKVPEAPTAHESTLLVELVRPFAPPSPARPASAAEQVQARIQQVQHATQRLRGLRRFIAESLAAMADGVLVCNALGHVHLANARAAAYLEAGRPEALIDANLMEALHSLRGETPLDWASLVRQALLHNDMVRTNARNPSGQTLLVQLAPLSLSPGRVRGLIVNLSDITPLTDAQRKRAETLNFLSHDLRAPLVSLLALIERGREGERPAINLDRAEDYTRRTLTLADNFLQLSRAESSEPLRHDMVNLVTVAWQARDTVWDQARRRDISLVENYAVDEAWLAGDAELLERAVTNLLANAIQYSPPGSRVTLNIQQHDRLIECCVADTGPGIPADLQDHVFERYRRGDTRTEGTGLGLAFVKAVAQKHGGRVSLHSVPGKGARFCITLPAQTLPN; encoded by the coding sequence ATGACCGGGACACCATGCGGCTCGGGTGCCCCGGTGCCTGCGGTACACTATAAAAATGTGCGATTGCAGCCAAATCGCGGGGGCTCCCCTGGGCCCGGCGCCGTCACAATCGGCGGTGGATGGGGCGGGTCAGGCATGACAGCTTATCGGGATTTCCCCGGGCTGGTAGAGCGGCTGGTGTTTGGCGCGGCGCTGCTGGCGGTGGCGGCGCTGTTGCTGCTGACGGGCTGGGCCTGGCGACTGGACGCTTTGCTCTACGACACCCATTACCGCTTCTGGCAACGCCCTGCGCCCGATGATGTGGTCATCGTCGCCATCGACCTGCGCAGCCTGGAAGCGCTGGGACGTTGGCCCTGGCCCCGCCGCCGCCACGCCGAACTCATCGACAAGCTTACCAAGGCCGGCGCCGCCGTCATCGTGATGGACATCATCTTCGCGGAGCCGGACCCGCAGGATGGCAGCGGTGACCGGGCCCTGGCCGAGGCCATCCGCCACCACGGCAGGGTTGTTATGCCGGTGTTCATGGAACAGACCCGTGCCGGCGGCCAGGCGGTGGAGAGCCTGCCCTTTGCGCCTCTGGCCGGTTCCGCCCTGCTGGGCCATGCCCACATCGAACTGGACCCGGACGGCATCGCCCGCCGCCTGTACCTGAAAGAGGGGCTGGGCCAGCCCCGCTGGGACCACTTGGCCCTGGCGGCCGCCCGGGCGCTGGCCCCAGAGCGCTGGAAAACGCTGCCCGGCACCCGCAATCCCGCGCCCGCGGGCGCCTCCCCCTATGTGTGGGCCCGCGACTATCAGGTTTTGCTGCCCTTTGCCGGCCCGCCGGGCCACTACCCTTATCTGTCCTATGCTCAGGTGCTCAGCGGCGACTTTCCCACCAACGCCTTCGCCGGCAAAACCGTTTTCGTGGGCACCACCGCCACGGGCATGGGGGATGCGCTGCCCACCCCCGTTTCCGGCCTGAGCCAGCCCATGCCGGGGGTGGAAATCAATGCCAATGTTTTCGACGCCCTGCAGCGCCACCTCACCATTGAGACCCTCGGCCGGCCCGGGCAACTCGCCCTCACCGCCCTGCTGGTGCTGTTGCCGGTGCTGATCTTTCCGCGGGTCAGTCCCCGCCAGTCGCTGCTGAGCGCCGCACTGCTGCTGGCGGGCACGGTGGTTCTGAGCACACTGCTGCTGCGCTACGCCCGGCTCTGGTTCCCCCCCGCCTCCGCCTTCATTGCCCTGTTGCTGGCTTACCCGCTGTGGAGCTGGCGGCGCCTGGAGCTGGCCATGCGGTTTCTCAACCAGGAGCTGCAACGCCTGCACGAAGAACCCGGCTTTGCCAGCCACATGCCGGACCTGGACAGCGCCATGGCCTTCATCAACCGGCTGGTCCCCATCGAAGGCTGGTGCCTGCAACAAGCCGGCGGGCGCGCCACCGCCACCTGGGGAAGAGCCCTGGGTCCGCCCTGCGACACCGAGCCCCGGCGGTGGTGCAGCCACCGGCCGCACGAATATTGGACCCGGGTCATCCGCGATGGCACCACTTGGCTGCTGGGTGTCTACCGGAAGGTCCCGGAAGCGCCCACAGCCCATGAGAGCACCCTGCTGGTGGAACTGGTCCGCCCTTTCGCCCCCCCGAGTCCGGCCCGCCCGGCCTCCGCGGCGGAACAGGTGCAGGCCCGCATCCAGCAAGTCCAACACGCCACCCAAAGGCTGCGGGGGCTGCGCCGCTTCATCGCCGAAAGCCTGGCGGCCATGGCCGACGGCGTCCTGGTGTGCAATGCCCTGGGGCATGTGCACCTGGCCAACGCCCGGGCAGCGGCTTATCTGGAAGCAGGCCGGCCGGAGGCGCTGATCGACGCCAACCTCATGGAGGCCCTGCACAGCCTGCGCGGCGAAACTCCCCTGGACTGGGCCAGCCTGGTGCGCCAAGCCCTGCTGCACAACGACATGGTCCGCACCAATGCCAGAAACCCGTCCGGTCAGACCCTGCTGGTGCAGCTGGCCCCCCTCAGCCTGTCCCCCGGCCGGGTACGGGGTCTGATTGTCAACCTGTCGGATATCACGCCCCTCACCGACGCCCAACGCAAGCGGGCCGAGACCCTGAATTTTTTGTCCCACGATCTGCGCGCCCCGCTGGTGTCCCTGCTGGCGCTGATCGAGCGGGGGCGGGAAGGGGAGCGGCCCGCCATCAACCTGGACCGGGCGGAAGACTACACCCGCCGCACCCTGACGCTGGCGGACAACTTCCTCCAGCTCAGCCGGGCCGAAAGCAGCGAGCCCTTGCGCCACGACATGGTCAATCTGGTCACCGTTGCCTGGCAGGCCCGCGACACCGTGTGGGACCAGGCCCGGCGGCGCGACATCAGCCTGGTGGAAAACTATGCCGTGGACGAGGCTTGGCTGGCGGGCGATGCCGAGCTGCTTGAGCGGGCGGTGACCAATCTGCTGGCCAATGCCATTCAGTATTCCCCGCCAGGCAGCCGGGTGACGCTGAATATCCAGCAACACGACCGGCTCATCGAATGCTGCGTCGCCGACACCGGCCCCGGCATTCCCGCAGACCTGCAAGACCATGTTTTCGAGCGCTACCGCCGGGGCGACACCCGTACCGAAGGCACCGGCCTGGGCCTGGCTTTCGTCAAGGCCGTGGCTCAAAAACACGGCGGACGCGTCAGCCTGCACAGCGTGCCGGGCAAAGGCGCCCGTTTCTGTATCACTCTGCCGGCGCAGACCCTGCCAAACTGA